From the Hylaeus volcanicus isolate JK05 chromosome 4, UHH_iyHylVolc1.0_haploid, whole genome shotgun sequence genome, one window contains:
- the LOC128874968 gene encoding nonsense-mediated mRNA decay factor SMG5 → MRRTYNTAADVRTSDCLEQTRRLHKGITDIAKRLDEQKSRAITITDLFTPSGETLRVKLKDYCIRLIIKDPIGYARKTEELLWRKAFYDNVYAAKKLRKGNTWTETEKAVLSVHLAVGVGFYHHLILKLQLEYGLDLVGAIDFVHTQNDTELLSVKNKPSQSKVYTEETKLCVVRFIHRSLVCLGDLARYKLELDPFWDPMIAKRYYKMAIAIDPNIGLPHNQLGTVVGNKNYGLDAVYHYMRCVLCTEPFEGAEGNLKRAIVTHSICIDEKCSIRMCISRLFSLLQLWDYDVPNSDRINQECQDLLNSIETCLSVEQPELSDANYNERESSIEVYLQNCKNGEVNYLTDDMIFKIVAICLMSISQLKNKESSEVQGVVAITLAILSQLIQFAITRLQESFIDECNNKPMEEKNDVIKQLKSDSSEVDKSTDKNNDKVSSEKGNAENNGDVHNGTRKIRDKTKSLLTKLRRRKRRNSSDSDATDVESSSDDVNSDVSETEDDVLSEGNVLSDDALSEDVTDDEGTGTRIKKEVTTDTEIKKTNGHVKTEIKVETIDEINQEQNGEQVFVDEVDKKLDDKDSMTNPGSAVTTNFNSTFEESNDSSGRVTYIAQLKKQDLKPDEVLNIMVGKEILASIKICCDWLRSNPDIIRICSKSSRILLKRVTILLNLINIDTETLLKSCKNDSIILSSVDKLKECVKIIPLPEDIDLRGLNLLVDAQRSLDWKILYKHKMNKREETLLRALKLIEFGHFLNSVEDAGVKYEQTKQIFVTIDANTANVTKSNGKDLEMDHSRGKLMRHMGKLWLKAEVCALETRLRSRLMSPYLVPDHEALAKHTPALKRLVYAKKFIVVIPSVVVSALDEVKRISGRAREATRWLEGQLKRGSRFLRAQRPHERLALPYIKGPRPKDKEAWLFFQIIECCHYLTQQTKVGITNDAETPVVTLLTGCSPDERRVLTFSPDGLAKSAGVNIEYIESFHTKWKASSKSHG, encoded by the exons ATGAGGAGGACCTATAATACTGCAGCAGACGTCCGAACGTCTGATTGTCTCGAACAAACGAGACGTTTGCACAA GGGTATAACAGATATTGCCAAACGATTAGATGAACAAAAGAGCCgtgcaataacaataacagATTTGTTTACCCCATCAGGGGAAACACTGCGTGTGAAGCTTAAAGATTATTGCATAaggttaataattaaagatcCTATTGGATATGCACGTAAAACTGAGGAGTTGTTATGGAGGAAAGCGTTTTATGATAATGTTTATGCTGCTAAAAAATTGCGAAag GGTAATACATGGACAGAAACAGAAAAAGCAGTGTTATCTGTTCATTTGGCTGTAGGGGTAGGTTTTTATCATCACCTGATACTGAAATTGCAATTAGAATATGGTTTAGATTTGGTTGGTGCTATTGATTTTGTTCATACACAAAATGACACTGAATTGTTAAGC GTGAAGAATAAGCCAAGTCAATCTAAAGTTTATACAGAAGAAACAAAACTGTGTGTTGTGCGCTTTATACATAGAAGCTTGGTATGCCTTGGGGATTTAGCTAGATATAAACTAGAATTAGATCCATTTTGGGATCCAATGATAGCAAAAAGATATTACAAAATGGCTATAGCGATTGATCCGAATATTGGATTACCCCACAATCAATTGGGCACTGTAGTgggcaataaaaattatggtCTCGATGCAGTGTATCACTACATGAGATGTGTCCTCTGTACTGAACCATTTGAAGGAGCGGAAGGAAATTTAAAGAGAGCAATTGTCACTCATTCTATTTGCATAGATGAAAAGTGTTCCATCCGCATGTGCATATCAAGATTGTTTTCCTTATTACAATTATGGGATTATGATGTACCAAATTCTGATAGAATAAATCAGGAATGTCAGGATCTCTTGAACAGCATTGAAACTTGTCTGAGTGTAGAACAACCCGAACTAAGTGATGCAAATTACAATGAAAGAGAAAGCAGTATCGAAGTGTATCTTCAAAACTGCAAAAACGGAGAAGTAAATTATCTAACGGACGATATGATATTCAAGATTGTTGCTATATGTTTGATGTCtatttcacaattaaaaaacaaagaatcgAGTGAAGTACAAGGTGTCGTCGCTATAACTTTGGCGATATTATctcaattaatacaatttgcaATAACAAGATTGCAAGAGTCTTTTATAGACGAATGCAATAATAAACCTATGGAAGAGAAGAACGAcgtaataaaacaattaaaatcagATTCAAGCGAAGTTGATAAATCTACGGATAAAAACAATGACAAAGTATCCTCCGAAAAAGGAAATGCGGAAAATAATGGGGATGTTCATAATGGTACCCGGAAAATTCGAGACAAAACTAAAAGTTTGCTTACGAAACTTCGTCGACGAAAACGAAGGAATAGCAGTGATTCAGACGCTACTGACGTCGAATCTTCCAGCGATGATGTAAATTCGGACGTTTCTGAGACAGAGGACGATGTATTAAGCGAAGGTAATGTTTTATCGGATGATGCATTATCGGAAGACGTTACAGATGACGAAGGCACAGGTACacgaataaagaaagaagttACAACTGATACAGAAATCAAGAAAACCAATGGACACgtgaaaacagaaataaaagtcGAAACAATCGATGAAATTAATCAAGAACAAAACGGTGAACAGGTGTTCGTCGATGAAGTGGACAAAAAACTCGACGATAAAGATTCTATGACCAATCCTGGAAGCGCAGTAACAACGAATTTTAACAGTACGTTCGAAGAAAGTAATGACTCATCGGGCAGAGTAACGTACATTGCTCAATTGAAGAAACAAGATTTAAAACCAGACGAGGTACTGAATATCATGGTTGGGAAAGAAATACTGGCgtctattaaaatatgttgCGACTGGTTAAGGAGTAACCCGGATATTATAAGAATATGTAGCAAAAGTTCACGGATTTTATTGAAACGCGttacaattttgttgaatCTAATTAACATCGATACGGAGACGTTATTGAAAAGCTGTAAGAACGATAGCATAATTTTATCAAGCGTAGATAAATTGAAGGAGTGCGTTAAAATCATTCCACTGCCGGAAGATATTGACTTGAGGGGCTTGAATCTATTGGTGGATGCCCAAAGGTCGCTCGACTGGAAGATactatataaacataaaatgaataaacggGAGGAAACTTTGCTAAGAGCATTGAAATTGATCGAATTTGGGCACTTCCTTAATTCCGTTGAAGACGCTGGAGTGAAATATgaacaaacgaaacaaatatttgtaacgatCGATGCGAACACCGCTAACGTAACGAAGAGTAATGGTAAGGATTTGGAAATGGATCATTCGCGGGGAAAGTTGATGAGGCACATGGGCAAGTTATGGTTGAAGGCAGAAGTTTGCGCTTTAGAGACTCGTTTAAGATCTAGGCTTATGTCTCCCTACTTAGTGCCGGACCATGAAGCTTTAGCAAAGCATACACCAGCTCTTAAACGTTTAGTTTATGCTAAGAAATTCATTGTTGTAATTCCCAGCGTTG TCGTTTCTGCTTTGGACGAAGTGAAACGTATAAGTGGCCGAGCAAGAGAAGCGACACGCTGGCTTGAAGGTCAATTAAAACGAGGTTCACGATTCCTACGAGCGCAAAGACCTCACGAGCGGTTAGCGTTACCATATATAAAAGGACCAAGACCGAAAGATAAAGAAGCATGgttatttttccaaattataGAATGTTGCCACTACCTTACTCAACAGACAAAAGTTGGTATAACGAATGATGCAGAGACACCAGTTGTCACATTATTAACTGGTTGCAGTCCAGATGAAAGGAGAGTCCTTACTTTTAGTCCTGATGGATTGGCAAAGAGTGCag GCgtcaatattgaatatatagagtcatttcatacaaaatggaAGGCATCGAGTAAAAGTCATGGTTGA
- the LOC128874976 gene encoding ubiquilin-1 produces the protein MAEGQDTRKKITVNVKTPKEKQTVEIEEDANIKDFKETVAKKFNAQSDQLCLIFAGKIMKDHETLSTHNVKDGLTVHLVIKAPRSASNQSQDSTPTQRPQADISASPFGLGSLGGLAGLESLGLGSANFIDLQQRMQRELLSNPETMRQVLDNPLVQSLMNDPENMRNLVTANPQMQELMQRNPEISHMLNNPELLRQTMELARNPSMLQELMRSHDRALSNLESIPGGYSALRRMYRDIQEPMLAAADSERNPFAALVENNGSQDSQNPQQGQENRDPLPNPWNQGQSNDSPNQQQGRGLLDSPAMQSLAAQMMENPQLMRNMLNAPYTRSMLEAMAADPSMASSIIAANPFLRGNPQMQEQIRAMLPAFIQQMQNPQIQNVVTNPDALAAIMQIQQGMEQLRTVAPELVENMGMTVPPAAATTPNAGATNPTVPTTQPAADTNQQDTFSQFMARMVSAMALNQGAEVDGQPVPPPEERYRAQLEQLTAMGFVNRDANLQALIATFGDINAAVERLLSNGQVSMS, from the exons ATGGCAGAAGGCCAGGATACACGGAAGAAAATCACGGTTAACGTCAAAACGCCAAAGGAGAAACAGACCGTCGAGATCGAGGAGGATGCTAATATTAAAGAC TTTAAAGAGACGGTTGCGAAGAAGTTCAATGCTCAATCGGATCAGTTGTGTCTGATCTTCGCGGGGAAAATCATGAAAGATCACGAAACGTTGAGTACGCATAATGTCAAGGATGGCTTGACGGTTCATCTGGTTATTAAGGCACCTCGTTCTGCTTCCAACCAAAGCCAAGACTCTACACCGACTCAGAGACCGCAAG CTGACATAAGTGCTAGTCCCTTCGGGTTAGGTAGTTTAGGAGGACTCGCAGGCCTGGAATCCCTTGGCTTGGGTTCTGCTAATTTCATTGATTTGCAACAACGTATGCAACGTGAACTATTGTCAAATCCAGAAACAATGCGTCAAGTACTCGACAATCCGTTGGTACAAAGTTTGATGAACGATCCAGAGAATATGCGTAACTTGGTTACGGCTAACCCTCAAATGCAGGAGTTGATGCAACGCAATCCAGAAATTAGTCATATGCTGAATAACCCAGAATTGTTGAG acaaACAATGGAGTTGGCACGCAATCCATCGATGCTTCAAGAATTAATGCGTTCCCATGACAGAGCTCTGTCTAATCTAGAAAGTATTCCTGGTGGCTACAGTGCGCTTCGTCGCATGTATCGTGACATTCAAGAGCCTATGCTTGCTGCCGCGGACAGCGAACGTAATCCTTTCGCAGCATTAGTCGAAAACAATGGTAGTCAGGATAGCCAGAATCCACAGCAGGGTCAAGAGAACAGGGACCCTTTGCCAAATCCTTGGAATCAGGGTCAAAGCAACGATTCTCCTAATCAACAACAAGGAAGAGGTTTATTGGATTCGCCAGCAATGCAAAGTCTTGCAGCTCAAATGATGGAAAATCCGCAGCTTATGCGAAACATGTTGAACGCTCCGTATACGAGGTCTATGCTGGAAGCTATGGCAGCGGATCCCTCTATGGCCAGTAGTATAATCGCTGCCAATCCGTTTCTTCGAGGAAATCCACAGATGCAGGAACAAATACGAGCTATGCTGCCTGCATTTATTCAGCAAATGCAGAATCCTCAAATTCAGAATGTCGTTACGAATCCTGATGCGTTAGCGGCCATTATGCAAATTCAACAGGGTATGGAGCAGTTACGTACCGTTGCTCCGGAACTTGTTGAAAA TATGGGCATGACTGTACCACctgcagcagcaacaacaccAAACGCTGGAGCAACAAATCCAACTGTACCAACTACACAACCGGCGGCGGATACAAACCAACAAGATACATTCTCTCAATTTATGGCACGCATG GTATCAGCAATGGCATTAAATCAAGGTGCAGAGGTAGATGGTCAACCTGTACCTCCACCAGAAGAGCGTTACAGAG